The Capsicum annuum cultivar UCD-10X-F1 chromosome 1, UCD10Xv1.1, whole genome shotgun sequence sequence GTATAAGTAGATTGTATATTAGCAGAATCCATTTGCCAAATCTTGAGTGTGGCAGTAATGCTAATATCAGTGGCATTGTTAAATAAATAGAGCTTAGCATCTTCATATATTGCCTTTGTTGGATATACCCTTGATGTTATAGCTGTCCTTCCACCTTGTGCAAAACTTTCTACTATTGAATGATCCACCTGTTAATTAGTTTCACAAAATTATTAATTActataaacataaacataaatatttaatttgggACAAGCAATTAAGAAAATGATCAATgaaaaggaaaattaattttaCCAGTGTTCTTAGAGTAAGTTTCTCTCCTTGGAGAACTGGAACAGTGCTGCCATACATTAATCTATGAACATCTGATGCTTCAGATGACCTATAAATATAGCAGGAAGTAAACATTAGGACCACCATTATTTACTTATTTGACTATAATTTGTCcgtttcaatttatatgacataatTCGACTTCATATAATTtaagagttattttttttttgtttggaaaTTTGTAACTTTAAATGTCTTAACATTTGTGTAGTTATAATATAGTGCTTTGTAATCTCAAAGACGATATTTGCACAACTTTAAAAGTAAGGACAAAATCCAAATGGTGGCATAAAAAGGGAATATTTGCGGAAGCCATATCATAATATTTGTACAATTGTAAAAGTGAAGTTCAAGTTAAACCATTTCCCTGgattagtgtttttttttttttttttttttgaaataagcATAATTCAATACCCCGAATtatggtcaaagttgctacgacacattCCAACTTCACAGAGGTCTTATTACctcttgaactcaattttagcgtatttttgtcacccttttgtgctgacgtgacatctttttattacataaaaatgaggTCCACGTTAAAGGTGTCACGTAACCTAAAAAAGTGTTATGCCAGCAAGAAAGGTTTaaaaaaatacgctaaaatttaattCAGGAGATAATAGGATCCCCGTGAAGTTAGAgtatgtcgtagcaaatttgatcatagttcaggggtactaaatgcttcactctttttttttttttttttttttttttttaaggaacgGACTAAGAAGAAAATAGTGTTACAAAATCTTTTAATGATGATGCAAGAGGATAGAAAATTAATACCTGGTGAGATCATTGCAGAAAAAAGTGTTGAAATTGCCTTTAGCATCCTTAGCAATGTAGAAATAGATTGGTGTTTGTTCTGATAAGCCATTATCTGTTAGAACCAATAAACCAAATGGTCCAAATGCACCACGTTCAGCAGACCCACCACTGTTTATACAATCATATGTTCCATTACTACCATCTATTCTCTCCAACACCTTTTGGTTTACTTCAAATTCAGCCATTATGTCCAACTgcaataataatcataatgatATATGACATGATATTGTCAGTCTAGACTGACTGTAAgtgtatataagttaaattcaattGACGAAATGAACCAACCTGAGCGGCGGAACCAACTTCTAGTGGGACAATTGACCCTGGATTAACCTTAACCTTATCAAATTCGACTCTGTTTGATCTCAAAGTTTCTACCTCTGACACTGGCCATGTAATTATGTTGCTTCCAGTCTTCTTATCAAACTTTATAGTCCTTGGAATTGGCTGTTTTTCGAAAGAAAAATAAACATCACACGTTACCAAATGTTACATTAATCAGTAAAACAACAATTGTTACTATGATACGACATGATGGTTTAGTAAATGactacttttcaaaaatcttatgaaCGATGATAACCTAAAAACGAACATTTACGTAATTTAGCTAATGAAATTGTACCTGAAGTGAGGCCCAACCCTTGCAAATATCAGCAGCTTCACTATCAGTTTCTTTGATCCAAGCCCAAAGGactcttctctttttctcttgGTCATAAAATGTTTTTGATGCATAAAAATTACCATAATCATATCTTAGTCCAATGCCAACATCAATAGTTGGGTTATCTGGAACCCATTTTCCATTCAATGCATCATACGTACCAAGGGCATAATAGTCATTTCGATCATCGTCGAGGCTGGACTTCAATACATGTTTAACTGCAGGCCCATTTTCTGAAGTGTCCAGCCCATTTTCAGCAACTTTCGATACCGGGTAAAAGTCCACACACTCCCACATACCCGTACCCGGTACACCATGTAACACACCTTCtaataattcaaaattcttaAAATCAACTGTGTCATAGACCAATGAGATTCCGGTTTTATTAACTTTTGAGCCAATAGTAATCCGCCATTTGCCCTCCGGCGTGGTCCACGCGGTCGTGGGGTCACGGAAGTCCTTCTTGGCAATACCGGGTGGTGGGACCAGGACCGGGTTGCCCTCATACTTGACCCATTTTCTTAAGAGATGATCTGATGGGTCGGCTGGGTACGCCAGGTTTTGGACCTGGACCGATTCGTTGGTTGACCCGGTGTATAACATGATGAGACTACCATCTGGTAAAAAGGTAGCGGATCCGGTCCATGCACCGTTAATGTCGTACCATTGATCACCTACCATGGCCACTGGCAGATGCTGCCAGTGGATTAGGTCGCGTGAGACTGCATGGCCCCACACAATGTTTCCCCATACAGCTGCCTCTGGATTGTATTGATAGAACAAATGGTACCATCCTTTGT is a genomic window containing:
- the LOC107867323 gene encoding acid beta-fructofuranosidase 2, vacuolar; the protein is MALSNSEETNNGVAYTQLPEAETASHNSPASTYGRSKRVTFMILTTFVVFILFFVAVKYGSYEDIDDVNPGSDPSQDTVCNILGSNLMPLTTMRMVERGVAEGVSAKSHGHFLGARPFPWTKNMLIWQRTSFHFQPKKNWMNDPNGPLYYKGWYHLFYQYNPEAAVWGNIVWGHAVSRDLIHWQHLPVAMVGDQWYDINGAWTGSATFLPDGSLIMLYTGSTNESVQVQNLAYPADPSDHLLRKWVKYEGNPVLVPPPGIAKKDFRDPTTAWTTPEGKWRITIGSKVNKTGISLVYDTVDFKNFELLEGVLHGVPGTGMWECVDFYPVSKVAENGLDTSENGPAVKHVLKSSLDDDRNDYYALGTYDALNGKWVPDNPTIDVGIGLRYDYGNFYASKTFYDQEKKRRVLWAWIKETDSEAADICKGWASLQPIPRTIKFDKKTGSNIITWPVSEVETLRSNRVEFDKVKVNPGSIVPLEVGSAAQLDIMAEFEVNQKVLERIDGSNGTYDCINSGGSAERGAFGPFGLLVLTDNGLSEQTPIYFYIAKDAKGNFNTFFCNDLTRSSEASDVHRLMYGSTVPVLQGEKLTLRTLVDHSIVESFAQGGRTAITSRVYPTKAIYEDAKLYLFNNATDISITATLKIWQMDSANIQSTYT